From the Candidatus Peregrinibacteria bacterium genome, one window contains:
- the carA gene encoding glutamine-hydrolyzing carbamoyl-phosphate synthase small subunit has translation MHGQLLLSDGTQFSGTLLGAPVFSHGEVVFNTGMSGYELSLTDPSYRGQILVFTYPLIGNYGIPSEENDIHGIISHFESSNVHVRGVVVGNASEQFSHYSGKKSLSEWLLEKGIPVLSGIDTRALTQKLREHGVMLGQIVPESERPLSNIPDPNEINLVEEVSVSEVSVLEPEEFCGITIAIIDTGIKNNILRNFLQRGVRIIRCPWNVDCSALPYSLDGLFLANGPGDPEMVAHTIAPNIEWADQKGIPLFGICLGNQILALSLGAKTYKLRYGHRGVNQPCLDVSTKKAVITSQNHGFAVDDSSLPDSLEVWFTNLNDGTVEGLRHKTKPIFSVQFHPEACPGPKDTEYLFDVFLDAIRSGK, from the coding sequence ATGCACGGTCAACTTCTTCTTTCCGACGGCACACAATTCTCCGGAACACTTCTGGGGGCACCTGTATTTTCTCATGGAGAAGTGGTGTTTAATACCGGTATGTCGGGATATGAACTGTCGCTTACCGATCCGAGTTATCGCGGACAAATTCTCGTCTTTACCTATCCTCTTATTGGAAATTACGGCATTCCTTCAGAAGAAAATGATATACATGGTATTATTTCTCATTTTGAATCCTCTAATGTGCATGTTCGAGGGGTAGTGGTAGGAAATGCTTCGGAGCAGTTTTCGCATTACTCTGGAAAAAAATCTCTTTCGGAGTGGCTTTTGGAAAAAGGAATTCCCGTGCTGAGTGGCATAGATACTCGTGCACTTACCCAAAAGCTTCGAGAACACGGTGTGATGCTGGGGCAAATTGTTCCTGAATCAGAAAGACCACTTTCCAATATTCCCGATCCGAACGAGATAAATTTGGTAGAAGAAGTCTCTGTAAGTGAGGTGAGTGTTTTGGAGCCAGAAGAATTTTGTGGCATTACGATTGCCATTATTGATACAGGAATTAAGAACAACATTTTGCGAAACTTCCTTCAACGTGGTGTTCGCATTATCCGTTGTCCGTGGAATGTTGATTGTTCTGCACTTCCGTATTCTCTTGATGGGCTTTTTCTTGCAAATGGTCCGGGAGATCCCGAAATGGTAGCACACACTATTGCTCCCAATATCGAATGGGCAGATCAAAAAGGAATTCCTCTTTTTGGAATTTGTTTAGGAAATCAAATTCTCGCACTTTCGCTGGGAGCAAAAACCTACAAACTTCGTTATGGACACCGAGGAGTGAATCAGCCTTGTCTTGATGTATCTACGAAAAAAGCAGTGATTACAAGTCAAAATCATGGCTTTGCCGTGGACGATTCTAGTCTTCCTGACTCACTTGAGGTCTGGTTTACAAATCTGAACGATGGAACCGTGGAGGGATTACGACATAAAACGAAGCCAATTTTTTCCGTTCAATTCCATCCAGAAGCATGTCCTGGTCCGAAAGATACAGAATATCTTTTTGACGTGTTTCTAGATGCTATTCGTTCGGGGAAATAA
- a CDS encoding GIY-YIG nuclease family protein, whose translation MSEYFTYLARCSDNSLYAGYCRDVHAREQKHNSGEGAKYTRSRRPVKIVYCERFLDRSEAMKRESQIKGWTRQEKENLIQHGKINPKNGRMILIFKNSPF comes from the coding sequence ATGTCTGAATATTTTACTTATTTGGCTCGCTGTTCGGATAATTCTCTGTACGCTGGTTATTGTCGCGATGTTCACGCCCGAGAGCAGAAACACAATTCTGGAGAAGGAGCGAAATACACCAGATCAAGAAGACCAGTAAAAATAGTATACTGCGAACGTTTTTTAGATCGATCAGAGGCGATGAAACGAGAAAGTCAGATCAAGGGCTGGACGCGACAAGAAAAGGAAAACCTGATTCAACATGGAAAAATAAACCCAAAAAATGGGAGGATGATTCTTATTTTTAAAAATTCACCTTTCTAA
- the mnmA gene encoding tRNA 2-thiouridine(34) synthase MnmA — protein sequence MKIACLVSGGVDSSVALSLLRDAGHDVTAFYLKIWLEDELKHLGDCAWEEDLLFVEETCKKLNVPLTVFSLQQEYWRSVVQETIAEVREGRTPNPDIWCNERIKFGAFYEKIPDEFEKVATGHYAQVEEKNGQFLLKTSADAKKDQTYFLSRLSQRQLSRAWFPIGHLQKQEVRHIAEKKKLPSQNRPDSQGICFLGKFKFSDFLKTHLGEEEGNILERETGNILGKHQGFWFYTHGQRQGIGLSGGPWFVVEKRPKTNEILVSKNATEKSGKNTLFLTSENWIPVCPTAKNYRVKIRHSESFEEGALAFGNNGGAVVHLNKPDRGLSPGQTAVLYDNEYCLGGGIISDCK from the coding sequence ATGAAAATCGCTTGTCTCGTTTCTGGTGGAGTCGATAGCTCGGTGGCACTTTCGCTTTTGCGAGACGCCGGACACGACGTGACAGCATTTTATTTAAAAATTTGGCTCGAAGACGAACTGAAGCATTTGGGAGATTGCGCATGGGAAGAAGACCTTTTATTTGTGGAAGAAACCTGCAAAAAACTCAATGTTCCCCTCACCGTTTTTTCCCTTCAGCAGGAATATTGGCGGTCAGTGGTACAAGAAACCATTGCCGAAGTACGCGAAGGACGAACGCCAAATCCAGATATTTGGTGTAACGAGCGGATTAAATTTGGTGCGTTTTACGAAAAGATTCCCGATGAATTTGAAAAAGTTGCGACCGGTCACTATGCGCAAGTTGAAGAAAAAAATGGACAATTTCTCCTCAAAACATCTGCCGATGCCAAAAAAGATCAGACCTATTTTTTGAGTCGCCTCAGTCAGCGCCAGCTTTCACGGGCATGGTTTCCTATTGGACACCTTCAAAAACAAGAAGTGCGACACATTGCGGAGAAAAAAAAACTTCCTTCTCAAAATCGTCCCGATAGCCAAGGCATTTGTTTTTTAGGGAAGTTCAAGTTTTCCGATTTCCTCAAAACGCATCTCGGAGAAGAAGAGGGAAATATTCTTGAACGAGAAACAGGAAATATCCTCGGAAAACACCAAGGATTTTGGTTTTACACGCATGGACAACGCCAAGGAATTGGACTTTCGGGTGGACCGTGGTTTGTAGTAGAAAAACGCCCAAAGACAAATGAGATTCTTGTTTCCAAAAACGCAACGGAAAAATCGGGGAAAAATACGCTTTTTCTCACAAGTGAAAACTGGATTCCTGTTTGTCCAACAGCAAAAAATTATCGCGTCAAAATTCGTCATTCCGAATCTTTTGAAGAAGGCGCACTTGCTTTTGGAAACAATGGAGGTGCTGTTGTTCACCTCAACAAGCCAGATCGCGGTCTCTCTCCTGGACAAACAGCAGTACTATACGATAACGAATACTGCTTGGGTGGTGGAATTATTTCTGATTGTAAATAG
- a CDS encoding GNAT family N-acetyltransferase: protein MIIVEKPSVGDAEEIARVHRVSWHETYDGILPAESIEGLLNSSEKAQITHFRDVSMGKKPEHLLLVARNEKGIVGFCDALKNDDLGEMKAIYILREFQRQGIGSEFMKYIFFHLRETKEIFSDLLRENIPAIRFFERHGFALSGNQEFIRGINLVTMIRHMKQ from the coding sequence ATGATTATTGTGGAAAAACCCAGCGTGGGAGATGCCGAAGAAATCGCTCGAGTACATCGCGTTTCGTGGCACGAAACCTACGATGGCATTTTGCCAGCAGAAAGTATTGAAGGACTTCTGAATTCTTCCGAAAAAGCTCAAATAACCCACTTTCGTGATGTTTCTATGGGGAAAAAGCCGGAACACCTTTTGCTTGTTGCACGAAATGAAAAAGGAATTGTAGGATTTTGTGATGCTCTGAAAAATGATGATCTTGGGGAAATGAAGGCAATTTATATTCTTCGAGAATTTCAACGACAAGGAATTGGGAGTGAATTTATGAAATATATTTTTTTCCACCTGCGAGAAACCAAGGAAATTTTTTCAGATCTTCTTCGAGAGAATATTCCTGCCATTCGGTTTTTTGAACGGCATGGGTTTGCTCTTTCGGGAAATCAAGAATTTATTCGGGGAATTAATCTCGTCACCATGATTCGACACATGAAGCAGTAA
- the ruvA gene encoding Holliday junction branch migration protein RuvA gives MIDEVQGVPTSISDRHVSLSLGAISFRLSCGLQTLSTLSIGKECVLKTYLHVREDELSLYGFLGESERELFLQLLSVSGIGPKAALEILSLGEESVRNAICSEDVALLTSVRGIGKRTAERVLVELREKVTAPQKMNTGIARKSDAFSEATDALEGLGFKKADILRVFSDAPDRLMDTETLIRWFLTKK, from the coding sequence ATGATCGACGAAGTTCAAGGGGTTCCAACCTCTATTTCTGATCGGCATGTTAGTCTTTCTTTGGGAGCAATTTCTTTTCGTCTTTCGTGTGGTCTTCAGACACTTTCTACCCTTTCCATTGGAAAAGAATGTGTCCTAAAAACCTATCTCCATGTACGAGAAGATGAGCTTTCTCTCTATGGATTTTTGGGGGAGTCTGAACGAGAGCTTTTTTTGCAACTTTTGTCGGTTTCTGGAATCGGACCAAAGGCGGCACTTGAAATACTTTCTCTTGGAGAAGAATCCGTACGAAATGCCATTTGCTCAGAAGATGTGGCTCTTCTTACTTCTGTCCGTGGTATCGGAAAACGAACCGCAGAACGAGTGCTTGTAGAACTTCGAGAAAAAGTTACTGCACCACAAAAAATGAATACAGGAATCGCACGAAAAAGCGATGCCTTCTCAGAAGCGACTGATGCACTAGAAGGACTTGGATTTAAAAAAGCGGATATTCTTCGGGTCTTTTCAGATGCCCCAGATCGGCTTATGGACACAGAAACGCTCATTCGATGGTTTTTGACAAAAAAGTAG
- a CDS encoding tRNA-binding protein codes for MATIDDFLKLDIRVGKIVYVEDFPEARKPAYKLTIDFGEDIGMKKSSAKITENYKKEALLEVLVLGVVNFPPRQIGSFLSEVLTLGVPDKNGEVILMSPQKEVPLGVKLY; via the coding sequence GTGGCGACCATTGACGATTTTTTGAAACTCGATATTCGCGTGGGGAAAATAGTGTATGTAGAAGATTTTCCAGAAGCGAGAAAACCAGCATATAAATTGACAATCGATTTTGGTGAAGACATCGGGATGAAAAAAAGTTCTGCAAAAATTACCGAAAATTACAAAAAGGAAGCCCTTCTTGAGGTACTCGTTTTGGGAGTAGTAAATTTCCCACCACGACAAATCGGATCATTTCTTTCGGAAGTTCTTACGCTCGGTGTTCCCGATAAAAACGGAGAAGTGATTTTGATGTCGCCACAAAAAGAAGTTCCTCTTGGCGTAAAACTTTACTGA
- the htpX gene encoding protease HtpX, giving the protein MSIFKRVFLFLAANIAIIAVFSIILSVLNVQPYLTPYGLNLESLLIYSAIIGFTGSLVSLLISKWMAKMAFSIQIITDPRGGAEANLFLTVKRLAEKAGISMPEVGIYVSPEPNAFATGYSKNNALVAVSTGLLESMTQDELEGVLAHEISHAANGDMVTMALLQGVVNTFVIFFARIAAYVVQSFLSRERDDNGHVGGLAYYLTSIVFEILFGILASILVMSFSRWREFRADAGSAQLSGSEKMIAALQKLQVLTAKVPVDDTRGKSFRSMQISDQPNRFFSLFSSHPPLEARIAALQKGVRQ; this is encoded by the coding sequence ATGTCTATTTTCAAAAGAGTCTTCCTCTTTCTGGCGGCAAACATTGCGATTATCGCAGTGTTTTCGATTATTCTTTCTGTCTTGAACGTTCAACCATATCTCACACCATATGGACTCAACCTTGAAAGCCTCCTCATCTATTCTGCTATTATTGGATTTACCGGTTCGCTTGTTTCGCTTCTCATTTCAAAGTGGATGGCGAAAATGGCATTTTCCATTCAAATTATTACTGACCCAAGAGGAGGAGCAGAAGCAAATCTTTTTTTGACCGTTAAACGGCTTGCTGAGAAGGCGGGAATTAGCATGCCAGAGGTTGGAATATACGTCTCTCCCGAGCCGAATGCTTTTGCCACCGGATACAGCAAAAACAACGCTTTGGTGGCGGTTTCTACCGGACTTCTTGAAAGCATGACTCAAGATGAACTCGAGGGAGTATTGGCACACGAAATTTCTCATGCGGCAAATGGGGACATGGTGACGATGGCACTTTTGCAAGGAGTGGTAAATACATTTGTCATTTTCTTTGCGCGCATTGCCGCCTATGTAGTGCAAAGCTTTCTGAGTCGCGAACGAGATGATAACGGACATGTTGGCGGTTTGGCGTATTACCTCACCTCTATTGTTTTTGAAATTCTCTTCGGAATTCTTGCGAGTATTCTTGTAATGAGCTTTTCTCGTTGGCGTGAGTTTCGTGCAGATGCCGGAAGCGCTCAGCTTTCTGGAAGCGAAAAAATGATTGCTGCACTTCAAAAGTTGCAAGTGCTCACCGCAAAAGTTCCAGTGGACGATACGCGGGGAAAATCATTTCGCTCGATGCAAATTTCCGATCAACCAAATCGATTTTTTTCTCTCTTCTCCAGTCATCCACCACTTGAAGCACGTATTGCGGCACTGCAAAAAGGAGTCCGCCAATAG
- the rpsJ gene encoding 30S ribosomal protein S10, with protein sequence MSSAVMQKIRIILKSFDHTVVDDAAKTILETAKRTGALTSGPVPLPVKIRKFTINRSTFVNKTARDQYEIRVHKRLIDITEATSKTIDQLQNLHLPAGVEVSIKMIS encoded by the coding sequence ATGTCCTCTGCGGTTATGCAAAAGATTCGTATTATCCTAAAGTCTTTCGATCACACTGTTGTTGATGATGCCGCTAAGACTATTTTAGAAACCGCAAAACGCACGGGCGCATTAACGTCTGGGCCAGTTCCACTTCCTGTAAAAATTCGAAAGTTTACAATAAACCGATCAACGTTTGTTAACAAAACAGCACGAGATCAGTATGAAATTCGTGTACACAAGCGTCTTATTGATATCACAGAGGCAACGAGCAAAACAATTGACCAGCTTCAGAATCTTCATCTTCCAGCGGGAGTAGAAGTATCTATCAAGATGATTTCCTAG
- the tuf gene encoding elongation factor Tu, which produces MSTGVFKRTKPHVNVGTIGHVDHGKTTLSAAISQGFHKLFGGESSIKNFADIDNAPEERERGITINTSHLEYESANRHYAHVDCPGHADYVKNMITGAAQMDGAILVVSAADGPMPQTREHIVLARQVGVPAIIVFLNKVDQVDDPELIDLVEMEVRELLSKYEFPGDDVPVIRGSALKALENPNDEEAMKPIKELAEALDNYIPEPKREIDKTFLMPVEDVFSIKGRGTVATGRIEQGIVKTGEEVEIVGIHDTRKVIVTGVEMFKKTLDEGRAGDNVGILLRGIEREEIERGQVIAKPGTIKPHTKFEAEVYVLSKEEGGRHTPFFKGYKPQFYIRTTDVTGEVILPDGVEMVMPGDSIKMNVVLGAPIALADQTKFAIREGGRTVGAGVVTKIIE; this is translated from the coding sequence ATGTCAACTGGAGTGTTTAAACGAACGAAGCCACATGTCAACGTTGGAACTATTGGACACGTTGATCATGGAAAAACAACTCTAAGTGCTGCCATATCCCAAGGCTTTCATAAGCTTTTCGGTGGAGAAAGTAGCATTAAGAACTTTGCGGATATTGATAATGCTCCAGAAGAGAGAGAGCGTGGAATTACTATTAATACTTCGCACCTTGAATATGAAAGTGCAAATCGTCATTACGCTCATGTGGACTGTCCAGGGCATGCTGACTACGTCAAAAACATGATTACTGGTGCTGCTCAGATGGATGGAGCTATCCTTGTGGTTTCTGCCGCTGATGGTCCAATGCCTCAAACACGAGAGCATATTGTTCTCGCTCGTCAGGTAGGAGTTCCTGCTATTATTGTCTTCTTGAATAAGGTAGATCAGGTGGATGATCCCGAACTTATTGATCTCGTGGAAATGGAGGTTCGTGAGCTCTTAAGCAAGTATGAGTTTCCGGGTGATGATGTTCCCGTTATTCGAGGATCTGCACTCAAGGCTCTTGAGAACCCCAATGATGAGGAGGCCATGAAGCCGATTAAGGAACTTGCTGAGGCACTTGATAACTATATTCCTGAGCCAAAACGTGAAATTGATAAGACCTTCCTCATGCCAGTAGAAGATGTTTTCTCTATCAAAGGACGAGGAACAGTGGCCACTGGTCGTATTGAGCAGGGAATTGTAAAAACAGGAGAAGAGGTGGAAATCGTAGGAATTCATGATACGCGAAAAGTTATCGTAACAGGAGTGGAGATGTTCAAGAAAACTCTTGATGAGGGACGTGCAGGGGATAATGTAGGAATTCTTCTTCGTGGTATTGAGCGTGAAGAAATTGAGCGTGGACAGGTTATTGCAAAGCCAGGAACTATTAAGCCTCACACAAAGTTTGAGGCGGAGGTGTATGTGCTTTCAAAAGAAGAAGGTGGACGACACACACCTTTCTTTAAGGGATATAAACCACAGTTCTATATCCGAACTACGGATGTTACCGGTGAGGTTATTCTCCCTGATGGTGTTGAAATGGTGATGCCAGGAGATAGCATTAAGATGAATGTTGTTCTTGGGGCACCCATTGCTCTTGCTGACCAGACAAAGTTTGCTATTCGCGAAGGAGGCCGAACGGTTGGTGCTGGAGTTGTGACAAAGATTATTGAGTAA
- a CDS encoding ribonuclease HII: MNRNFPLIAGVDEAGRGCLAGPVVAGAVILPPEFPGEMLGDSKKMTEKQREKSYEWIVNHAYCGIGFASAEEIDNLGIRPATYLAMKRAIKKLQKTPDFLRIDGRDHFRFDIPSQEIIRGDSQFPEISAASIIAKVSRDRYMKTISERYAPFGFHRHKGYGVAKHVRAIREHGHTPLHRKSFNPLRKWLSQETLFQ, encoded by the coding sequence ATGAACAGAAACTTTCCTCTCATTGCTGGCGTTGACGAAGCCGGACGCGGATGTTTGGCAGGACCAGTGGTTGCCGGAGCCGTTATTTTGCCACCAGAATTTCCAGGAGAAATGCTCGGCGACTCCAAAAAAATGACGGAAAAACAGCGAGAGAAATCGTACGAGTGGATAGTGAATCATGCGTATTGTGGCATTGGATTTGCAAGTGCAGAAGAAATTGACAATCTTGGCATTCGACCTGCAACATACCTTGCTATGAAGCGAGCCATTAAAAAACTCCAAAAAACACCAGATTTTCTTCGGATTGATGGAAGAGATCACTTTCGATTTGATATTCCATCACAAGAAATTATTCGTGGAGATAGTCAATTTCCAGAAATTTCCGCAGCAAGTATTATCGCAAAGGTTTCTCGCGACAGATATATGAAAACAATATCCGAGCGATATGCCCCATTTGGATTTCATCGACACAAAGGATACGGCGTTGCGAAACATGTTCGAGCAATAAGAGAGCACGGACACACACCACTTCACCGAAAAAGCTTTAACCCTCTACGAAAATGGCTTTCGCAAGAAACACTATTTCAATAA
- a CDS encoding iron-sulfur cluster assembly scaffold protein encodes MSGELLYEYGKNPVNWGRLATPDISHTEKNISCGEELSLDLKLGENNTVQEIGFEGEGRLITIAAMSLLSEEMEENPLSHIEKIGKKDLLNLLEVDQLSPRRLKSALLSLLTFRNIYHKRIGKRVLDFGDLMEE; translated from the coding sequence ATGTCTGGAGAACTTCTCTACGAATACGGCAAAAATCCGGTGAACTGGGGACGACTTGCGACACCAGATATTTCTCACACGGAAAAAAACATCTCCTGTGGAGAGGAGCTTTCTCTCGATTTGAAATTAGGAGAAAACAACACTGTTCAGGAAATTGGATTCGAGGGAGAAGGACGGCTTATTACCATTGCCGCTATGAGTCTCCTGTCGGAAGAAATGGAAGAAAATCCCCTTTCTCATATCGAAAAAATCGGAAAAAAAGACCTCCTCAACCTCCTAGAAGTTGATCAACTTTCGCCTCGACGACTAAAGTCTGCTCTTTTGAGCTTGCTCACATTTCGCAATATTTATCACAAAAGGATAGGAAAGAGAGTGCTCGATTTTGGTGATCTTATGGAAGAATAA
- the pdxT gene encoding pyridoxal 5'-phosphate synthase glutaminase subunit PdxT — protein sequence MKEKKIGVLALQGGVREHLFALSRCGTGVCEVRVPNDLVGLCGIILPGGESTTMGKLLEKNNLQKPLQEALKQGLPVWGTCAGAILLSKSGSEYSLGILDADVDRNAYGSQISSQIAPVSIRGIVGRFPAVFIRAPRFSRIGSNTEILSEWNNEPIFLRQKTVWATSFHPELTDDIRVHKAFMEMCFS from the coding sequence ATGAAAGAAAAAAAAATTGGCGTACTGGCATTACAAGGGGGCGTTCGAGAGCACCTTTTTGCCCTTTCTCGTTGTGGCACAGGAGTGTGCGAAGTTCGTGTTCCAAATGATCTTGTTGGACTGTGTGGCATAATTCTTCCCGGAGGCGAGAGCACGACTATGGGGAAGCTCCTCGAAAAAAATAATCTCCAAAAACCTCTTCAGGAAGCTCTTAAACAAGGACTTCCCGTGTGGGGAACGTGTGCGGGGGCCATTCTTTTGTCGAAATCGGGGAGCGAATATTCCTTGGGAATTCTCGATGCAGATGTTGATCGCAATGCGTATGGCTCGCAGATATCTTCCCAAATTGCTCCGGTTTCTATTCGGGGTATTGTAGGTCGGTTTCCGGCGGTGTTTATTCGCGCTCCTCGTTTTTCCCGAATCGGATCTAATACAGAAATTCTTTCAGAGTGGAATAACGAACCTATTTTTTTGCGGCAAAAAACAGTGTGGGCGACTAGTTTTCATCCAGAGCTTACTGATGATATTCGGGTGCACAAGGCGTTTATGGAGATGTGTTTCTCATAG
- a CDS encoding type II secretion system protein yields the protein MIELIVSIAIVSLLTTGMIAFSQTMAERSKRSQFQTDVEEILTFFRRARSDAIGNRLVNGEVPEGGFGVQLQKVSSDGHNKIRMTYFVDDYDNDIGGAGNDGVYTEGQDTRLEQREIQMFWTFVPRNPIPDPDHPEYPSATVDDEGAITVFFIPPNAESIINHGGDDQNDLRSIDLRFQYRETIKNICLNRISRFLEIVGDQSC from the coding sequence ATGATTGAGCTTATTGTGAGCATCGCAATTGTGTCGCTCTTAACAACTGGCATGATCGCCTTTTCGCAAACAATGGCAGAGCGCTCAAAACGAAGTCAATTTCAAACAGATGTGGAAGAGATTTTGACATTCTTTCGTCGTGCACGGTCGGACGCTATTGGAAACCGACTCGTCAACGGCGAGGTTCCCGAGGGTGGTTTTGGGGTGCAACTCCAAAAAGTAAGCTCTGATGGACACAATAAAATACGCATGACATATTTTGTTGATGACTACGATAATGATATTGGTGGTGCTGGAAATGACGGGGTATACACAGAAGGACAAGACACACGATTAGAACAGCGAGAAATACAAATGTTTTGGACATTTGTCCCTCGAAATCCTATTCCCGATCCCGATCATCCAGAATACCCTTCCGCCACGGTAGATGATGAAGGGGCAATAACCGTATTTTTCATTCCACCAAATGCCGAAAGCATCATCAATCATGGTGGCGATGATCAGAATGATCTGCGGAGCATTGACCTTCGCTTTCAGTATCGGGAAACAATAAAAAACATTTGCCTCAATCGTATTTCTCGTTTTTTAGAGATCGTTGGTGATCAAAGTTGCTAA